From Columba livia isolate bColLiv1 breed racing homer chromosome 7, bColLiv1.pat.W.v2, whole genome shotgun sequence, one genomic window encodes:
- the RETREG2 gene encoding reticulophagy regulator 2 — protein MASGRAEEAAAAAATAEEEEEEAAAAAAAARLAAALRQRLRGWEAALAAAQRLLVWERPLHSLVTAAALGGALWLFSSTSLRPLFLLSMSLLGILLLERWKPRFLFDFSAQPSEEAGGESEGVTSGAQPHLLSVPELCHCLAESWVTFRLYLQELLQYKRQNPAKFCMSVCSGCLILAVVGHYVPGIMISYIILLSILLWPLVVYHELIQRMYTRLEPILMKLDYSMKAETLHHKHEKKKRQGRSEPAVGDEPTAETESESEAELSGFSPVVDVKKTALALSITDSELSDEEASILESGGFSVSRATTPQLTDVSEDLDRQSLHSEPEESFSKDLAEFPSVEEYHSRDLGPQGDEDAFGVPLGPELAHAARELDSAEKEAADLSILRLASPLHFVNTHFNGSGQAAGGNAEPETVPAPGLGVCIDTLSEEIVTTAITTAVQNTLSALLRSSEASEGPSLSEFLPTEPEEKLSFQAQLSETEAVETETAASPEDEEEADDFELLDQGELEQMDVELGLGEEQEAQESPAAPAPPSSTLAELPKQGDEEEEAVMTAASMS, from the exons ATGGCGAGTGGCCGGGCCGAGgaggcagcggcggcggcggcgacggccgaggaggaggaggaggaggcggcggcagcggcggcggcggcacgGCTGGCGGCGGCGCTGCGGCAGCGCCTGCGGGGCTGGGAGGCGGCGCTGGCGGCGGCGCAGCGGCTGCTGGTGTGGGAGAGGCCGCTGCACAGCCTGGTCACCGCCGCCGCGCTCGGCGGGGCCCTCTG GTTGTTCTCTTCCACCTCCCTGAGACCCCTGTTTCTCCTCAGCATGTCCCTTCTTGGCATCCTCTTGCTGGAGAGGTGGAAGCCCAGGTTCCTGTTTGATTTCTCAG CGCAGCCATCagaggaggcaggaggggagAG TGAGGGGGTGACTTCAGGGGCACAGCCTCACCTGCTCAGTGTCCCTGAGCTGTGCCACTGCCTGGCAGAGAGCTGGGTCACCTTCAGACTGTACCTGCAGGAACTGCTACAGTACAAGAGGCAAAATCCTGCCAAG TTCTGCATGAGTGTCTGTTCAGGCTGCCTGATTCTGGCTGTGGTTGGACACTATGTTCCAGGCATAATGATCTCCTACATCATTT TGCTCAGCATTCTGCTCTGGCCTCTGGTGGTCTACCACGAACTGATCCAGAGGATGTACACACGTTTGGAGCCCATCCTGATGAAACTGGACTACAGTATGAAGGCGGAGACGCTGCACCACAAACATGAGAAGAAGA AGCGACAAGGGAGGAGTGAGCCTGCAGTCGGTGATGAGCcaacagcagaaacagagaGTGAGAGTGAGGCAGAGCTGTCAGGCTTCTCCCCAGTG GTGGATGTGAAGAagactgccctggcactgtcaATCACAGATTCTGAACTCTCTGATGAGGAGGCTTCCATCCTGGAGAGTGGGGGCTTTTCTGTCTCAAGGGCTACCACCCCACAGCTGACTGATGTTTCTGAAG ACCTGGATCGGCAGAGCCTGCACAGTGAGCCAGAGGAGTCGTTTTCCAAGGACCTGGCAGAGTTTCCCTCCGTGGAAGAATATCATTCCAGAGACCTGGGACCACAGGGTGATGAAGATGCGTTTGGTGTGCCTCTGGGTCCTGAGCTTGCCCACGCTGCCCGTGAGCTGGACTCAGCAGAGAAGGAGGCCGCGGACCTGTCCATCCTTCGCCTAGCATCTCCTCTCCATTTTGTAAATACGCACTTCAATGGGAGCGGGCAAGCGGCAGGAGGCAACGCAGAGCCAGAGACTGTCCCTGCCCCGGGCCTTGGCGTCTGCATTGACACGCTGAGTGAGGAGATCGTCACCACTGCCATCACCACGGCAGTGCAGAACACCCTCTCTGCCCTGCTGCGGTCCTCGGAGGCCAGCGAGGGGCCCTCCCTCTCCGAATTCCTCCCCACTGAGCCTGAAGAGAAACTGAGCTTCCAAGCACAGCTGTCAGAGACCGAAGCAGTGGagacagaaacagcagcttcaccggaggatgaggaggaagcaGATGACTTTGAGCTACTTGATCAGGGGGAGCTGGAGCAAATGGATGTAGAGCTGGGGCttggagaggagcaggaggcACAAGAGTCTCCTGCTGCTCCGGCTCCCCCCTCTTCCACACTTGCTGAGCTGCCAAAGCAaggagatgaggaggaggaggcagtgATGACAGCAGCATCTATGTCTTAG
- the ZFAND2B gene encoding AN1-type zinc finger protein 2B isoform X2: MEFPDLGAHCSWPACQRLDFLPLKCDACERIFCTDHITYAQHDCTSAYKKDVQVPVCPLCNTPVPVRRGEMPDVVVGEHIDRDCKSDPAQRKRKIFTNKCLKPGCKQKEMMKVICDQCHQNYCLKHRHPLDHNCSGVGRPLSRAGHAAVVRAQSSSSKAVTASSSGAARPADSPSSPASARGGTAAVSQVPSTSPPAVMLQNGLSEEEALQRALEMSLAESAPSLAHPPSTQEEEDLALAQALSASEAEYQQSQRQAHGSKSSNCSMS; this comes from the exons ATGGAGTTCCCGGACCTGGGCGCGCACTGCTCCTGGCCCGCCTGCCAGCGCCTGG ACTTCCTCCCCCTCAAGTGCGATGCCTGCGAGCGGATCTTCTGCACCGACCACATCACTTATGCCCAGCACGACTGCACCTCTGCCTACAAGAAG GATGTGCAGGTCCCTGTGTGTCCGCTTTGCAATACCCCAGTCCCCGTGAGGCGGGGGGAGATGCCCGATGTCGTGGTGGGTGAGCACATTGACCGTGACTGCAAGTCCGACCCTGCACAGCGCAAGCGCAAG ATCTTCACCAACAAGTGTTTGAAGCCAGGCTGCAAGCAGAAGGAGATGATGAAGGTGATCTGTGACCAGTGCCACCAGAACTACTGCCTCAAGCACCGACACCCCCTGGACCACAACTGCAGCGGGGTGGGGCGTCCCCTCTCCAGGGCAGG GCATGCTGCGGTTGTGAGAGCCCAGTCATCTTCCTCTAAAGCAGTCACAGCATCGAGCAGTGGAGCTGCCCGGCCAGCAGACAGcccctcttctccagcctctgccaG AGGAGGCACAGCAGCTGTGTCACAGGTTCCCAGCACCTCCCCTCCAGCAGTTATGCTGCAGAATGGGCTG agcGAAGAAGAGGCACTGCAGCGAGCTCTGGAGATGTCCCTGGCAGAGTCAGCACCCAGCTTGGCACATCCACCCAG cacgcaggaggaggaggatctGGCCCTGGCCCAGGCCCTGTCAGCGAGTGAAGCCGAGTACCAACAGTCGCAGCGGCAG GCGCACGGTTCAAAGTCATCAAACTGCAGCATGTCCTAG
- the ZFAND2B gene encoding AN1-type zinc finger protein 2B isoform X1, with protein sequence MEFPDLGAHCSWPACQRLDFLPLKCDACERIFCTDHITYAQHDCTSAYKKDVQVPVCPLCNTPVPVRRGEMPDVVVGEHIDRDCKSDPAQRKRKIFTNKCLKPGCKQKEMMKVICDQCHQNYCLKHRHPLDHNCSGVGRPLSRAGHAAVVRAQSSSSKAVTASSSGAARPADSPSSPASARGGTAAVSQVPSTSPPAVMLQNGLSEEEALQRALEMSLAESAPSLAHPPSSTQEEEDLALAQALSASEAEYQQSQRQAHGSKSSNCSMS encoded by the exons ATGGAGTTCCCGGACCTGGGCGCGCACTGCTCCTGGCCCGCCTGCCAGCGCCTGG ACTTCCTCCCCCTCAAGTGCGATGCCTGCGAGCGGATCTTCTGCACCGACCACATCACTTATGCCCAGCACGACTGCACCTCTGCCTACAAGAAG GATGTGCAGGTCCCTGTGTGTCCGCTTTGCAATACCCCAGTCCCCGTGAGGCGGGGGGAGATGCCCGATGTCGTGGTGGGTGAGCACATTGACCGTGACTGCAAGTCCGACCCTGCACAGCGCAAGCGCAAG ATCTTCACCAACAAGTGTTTGAAGCCAGGCTGCAAGCAGAAGGAGATGATGAAGGTGATCTGTGACCAGTGCCACCAGAACTACTGCCTCAAGCACCGACACCCCCTGGACCACAACTGCAGCGGGGTGGGGCGTCCCCTCTCCAGGGCAGG GCATGCTGCGGTTGTGAGAGCCCAGTCATCTTCCTCTAAAGCAGTCACAGCATCGAGCAGTGGAGCTGCCCGGCCAGCAGACAGcccctcttctccagcctctgccaG AGGAGGCACAGCAGCTGTGTCACAGGTTCCCAGCACCTCCCCTCCAGCAGTTATGCTGCAGAATGGGCTG agcGAAGAAGAGGCACTGCAGCGAGCTCTGGAGATGTCCCTGGCAGAGTCAGCACCCAGCTTGGCACATCCACCCAG cagcacgcaggaggaggaggatctGGCCCTGGCCCAGGCCCTGTCAGCGAGTGAAGCCGAGTACCAACAGTCGCAGCGGCAG GCGCACGGTTCAAAGTCATCAAACTGCAGCATGTCCTAG
- the ABCB6 gene encoding ATP-binding cassette sub-family B member 6 isoform X2, protein MAVLGGYCEGNSSIAQAWVQQGFQPCFFFTLVPAVLLSVCLLLGALQYACYVRFGRAMEPKYIPRSHLYRGQVLLSLLLALQPFGGLLWQAAGTGRLYGYMLLHACLWALSWGCAITLLQLEHTRVLAHDRTRGHGTVLLLFWALAFAAENLTLACWRSPLWWWGLEDTNQKVQFGFWLLRYICTFMLFILGMKAPGLPRKPYMLLVNEEERDVENSQPLLPDAGRTSSTWKDFRRKLRLLVPYMWPRGNHLLQGLVLFCMALMGLERAINVFVPIYYKNIGSTGFVSNLRTFLWVWVQQFTNRQVQVQLFAHLHGLSLRWHLGRRTGEVLRSVDRGTSSINSLLSYIVFSIIPTIADIIIGIVYFTSVFSAWFGLIIFVCMSLYLTLTIFITEWRTKYRRDMNTRDNEAKSRAVDSLLNFETVKYYNAESYEVNRFNDAIIKYQVSEWKVSASLGLLNQTQNLVIGLGLLAGSLLCAYFVTENKLQVGDFVLFGTYIIQLYTPLNWFGTYYRMIQNSFVDMENMFELFNEEQEVKDAVNAGDLRLVAGQIEFENVHFSYVDGKEILQDVSFSVMPGQTLALVGPSGSGKSTIIRLLFRFYDVRGGCIRIDGQDISQVKQASLRAHIGVVPQDTVLFNDTIANNIRYGRILATDQEVQEAAQAADIHDRILSFPDGYNSQVGERGLKLSGGEKQRVAIARTILKGPHIILLDEATSALDTETERNIQASLAKVCTHRTTVVVAHRLSTVVGADQILVLKDGRIVERGRHEELLQKGGVYASMWLQQQAGDEGQSKEHCTEKPPSSKKGP, encoded by the exons ATGGCGGTGCTGGGGGGCTACTGTGAGGGCAACAGCTCCATCGCCCAGGCCTGGGTACAGCAGGGCTTCCAGCCCTGCTTCTTCTTCACACTGGTACCAGCCGTGCTGCTGAGCgtctgcctgctgctgggtgCCCTGCAGTACGCCTGCTACGTCCGCTTCGGCCGCGCCATGGAGCCCAAGTACATCCCCCGCTCCCACCTCTACCgtggccaggtcctgctgtccctgcttctGGCCCTGCAGCCCTTTGGTGGGCTGCTGTGGCAAGCAGCAGGAACGGGACGGCTCTACGGGTACATGTTGCTGCACGCCTGCCTCTGGGCCCTCAGCTGGGGCTGTGCCATCACCCTTCTGCAGCTGGAGCATACACGGGTACTGGCACACGACCGGACACGGGGCCATGGCACTGTCCTCCTTCTCTTCTGGGCACTGGCCTTTGCTGCCGAGAACCTGACCCTGGCGTGCTGGAGGAGCCCACTCTGGTGGTGGGGGCTGGAGGATACCAACCAGAAG GTACAGTTTGGTTTCTGGCTGCTGCGCTACATCTGCACATTCATGCTCTTCATTCTGGGCATGAAGGCCCCAGGGCTGCCCCGCAAGCCCTACATGCTGCTGGTCAATGAGGAGGAACGGGATGTGGAGAACAGCCAG CCGCTCCTGCCCGATGCCGGCAGGACCAGCTCCACCTGGAAGGATTTCCGGAGGAAGCTGCGGCTGCTGGTGCCGTACATGTGGCCGAGGGGCAACCacctgctgcaggggctggtgcTGTTCTGCATGGCGCTTATGGGGCTGGAGCGGGCCATCAATGTCTTCGTCCCTATCTACTACAAGAACATCG GCTCCACTGGCTTCGTGAGCAACCTACGCACCTTCCTGTGGGTGTGGGTGCAGCAGTTCACCAACCGGCAGGTGCAGGTGCAGCTCTTTGCCCACCTGCATGGGCTGTCCCTGCGCTGGCACCTGGGCCGTCGCACCGGAGAGGTCCTGCGCAGCGTGGACCGGGGCACCAGCAGCATCAACAGCCTGCTCAG ctaCATCGTCTTCAGCATCATCCCCACCATTGCGGACATCATCATTGGCATCGTTTACTTCACCTCAGTTTTCAGCGCCTGGTTTggcctcatcatctttgtgtgTATGAGCCTCTACCTGA CTCTGACCATCTTCATCACTGAGTGGAGGACCAAATACCGGCGGGACATGAACACACGGGACAATGAGGCCAAGTCCCGGGCTGTGGACTCGCTCCTCAATTTCGAGACG GTGAAGTACTACAATGCAGAGAGTTACGAGGTGAACCGCTTTAATGATGCCATCATCAAATACCAG GTCTCGGAGTGGAAGGTCAGTGCCTCGCTGGGCCTCCTCAACCAGACTCAGAACCTGGTCATcggcctggggctgctggcgGGATCCCTGCTCTGCGCCTACTTCGTCACTGAAAACAAGCTGCAG GTGGGGGACTTTGTCCTGTTTGGCACCTACATCATCCAGCTCTACACACCGCTCAACTGGTTCGGGACTTACTACAG GATGATCCAGAACTCCTTCGTGGACATGGAGAACATGTTCGAGCTCTTCAATGAGGAGCAAGAG GTGAAGGATGCTGTGAATGCTGGTGACCTGCGCTTGGTGGCTGGGCAGATCGAGTTTGAGAACGTGCACTTCAGCTACGTGGATGG GAAGGAAATCCTGCAGGACGTCTCCTTCTCCGTGATGCCTGGGCAGACCCTGGCCCTG GTGGGACCTTCGGGCTCGGGGAAGAGCACCATCATCCGCCTGCTCTTCCGCTTCTACGACGTGCGGGGTGGCTGCATCCGCATCGATGGGCAGGACATCTCCCAG GTGAAGCAGGCATCGCTGCGCGCTCACATTGGGGTGGTGCCACAGGACACAGTGCTCTTCAACGACACCATCGCCAACAACATCCGCTACGGACGGATCCTGGCCACCGACCAGGAGGTGCAGGAGGCCGCGCAGGCTGCTGACATCCACGACCGCATCCTTTCCTTCCCTGACG GATACAACAGCCAGGTTGGGGAGAGGGGGCTGAAGCTGAGCGGAGGGGAGAAGCAGCGCGTCGCCATTGCTCGCACTATTCTGAAGGGTCCCCACATCATCCTGCTAGATGAG GCCACATCTGCACTTGACACGGAGACCGAGAGGAACATCCAGGCCTCCCTGGCCAAGGTCTGCACCCACCGCACCACCGTTGTTGTTGCACATAG gctCTCCACTGTGGTGGGTGCAGACCAGATCCTGGTGCTCAAGGATGGGCGCATTGTGGAGCGAGGCAG GCAtgaagagctgctgcagaagggtGGTGTGTATGCCAGcatgtggctgcagcagcaggcggGGGATGAGGGTCAGAGCAAGGAACACTGCACTGAGAAGCCCCCAAGCAGCAAGAAGGGGCCATGA
- the ABCB6 gene encoding ATP-binding cassette sub-family B member 6 isoform X1 — translation MAVLGGYCEGNSSIAQAWVQQGFQPCFFFTLVPAVLLSVCLLLGALQYACYVRFGRAMEPKYIPRSHLYRGQVLLSLLLALQPFGGLLWQAAGTGRLYGYMLLHACLWALSWGCAITLLQLEHTRVLAHDRTRGHGTVLLLFWALAFAAENLTLACWRSPLWWWGLEDTNQKVQFGFWLLRYICTFMLFILGMKAPGLPRKPYMLLVNEEERDVENSQPLLPDAGRTSSTWKDFRRKLRLLVPYMWPRGNHLLQGLVLFCMALMGLERAINVFVPIYYKNIVNELTEGVPWRTLVWTVCIYVGLKFLQGGGAGSTGFVSNLRTFLWVWVQQFTNRQVQVQLFAHLHGLSLRWHLGRRTGEVLRSVDRGTSSINSLLSYIVFSIIPTIADIIIGIVYFTSVFSAWFGLIIFVCMSLYLTLTIFITEWRTKYRRDMNTRDNEAKSRAVDSLLNFETVKYYNAESYEVNRFNDAIIKYQVSEWKVSASLGLLNQTQNLVIGLGLLAGSLLCAYFVTENKLQVGDFVLFGTYIIQLYTPLNWFGTYYRMIQNSFVDMENMFELFNEEQEVKDAVNAGDLRLVAGQIEFENVHFSYVDGKEILQDVSFSVMPGQTLALVGPSGSGKSTIIRLLFRFYDVRGGCIRIDGQDISQVKQASLRAHIGVVPQDTVLFNDTIANNIRYGRILATDQEVQEAAQAADIHDRILSFPDGYNSQVGERGLKLSGGEKQRVAIARTILKGPHIILLDEATSALDTETERNIQASLAKVCTHRTTVVVAHRLSTVVGADQILVLKDGRIVERGRHEELLQKGGVYASMWLQQQAGDEGQSKEHCTEKPPSSKKGP, via the exons ATGGCGGTGCTGGGGGGCTACTGTGAGGGCAACAGCTCCATCGCCCAGGCCTGGGTACAGCAGGGCTTCCAGCCCTGCTTCTTCTTCACACTGGTACCAGCCGTGCTGCTGAGCgtctgcctgctgctgggtgCCCTGCAGTACGCCTGCTACGTCCGCTTCGGCCGCGCCATGGAGCCCAAGTACATCCCCCGCTCCCACCTCTACCgtggccaggtcctgctgtccctgcttctGGCCCTGCAGCCCTTTGGTGGGCTGCTGTGGCAAGCAGCAGGAACGGGACGGCTCTACGGGTACATGTTGCTGCACGCCTGCCTCTGGGCCCTCAGCTGGGGCTGTGCCATCACCCTTCTGCAGCTGGAGCATACACGGGTACTGGCACACGACCGGACACGGGGCCATGGCACTGTCCTCCTTCTCTTCTGGGCACTGGCCTTTGCTGCCGAGAACCTGACCCTGGCGTGCTGGAGGAGCCCACTCTGGTGGTGGGGGCTGGAGGATACCAACCAGAAG GTACAGTTTGGTTTCTGGCTGCTGCGCTACATCTGCACATTCATGCTCTTCATTCTGGGCATGAAGGCCCCAGGGCTGCCCCGCAAGCCCTACATGCTGCTGGTCAATGAGGAGGAACGGGATGTGGAGAACAGCCAG CCGCTCCTGCCCGATGCCGGCAGGACCAGCTCCACCTGGAAGGATTTCCGGAGGAAGCTGCGGCTGCTGGTGCCGTACATGTGGCCGAGGGGCAACCacctgctgcaggggctggtgcTGTTCTGCATGGCGCTTATGGGGCTGGAGCGGGCCATCAATGTCTTCGTCCCTATCTACTACAAGAACATCG TGAACGAGTTGACAGAGGGTGTTCCATGGCGCACCCTGGTCTGGACTGTCTGCATCTATGTGGGGCTGAAGTTCCTACAGGGTGGAGGTGCTG GCTCCACTGGCTTCGTGAGCAACCTACGCACCTTCCTGTGGGTGTGGGTGCAGCAGTTCACCAACCGGCAGGTGCAGGTGCAGCTCTTTGCCCACCTGCATGGGCTGTCCCTGCGCTGGCACCTGGGCCGTCGCACCGGAGAGGTCCTGCGCAGCGTGGACCGGGGCACCAGCAGCATCAACAGCCTGCTCAG ctaCATCGTCTTCAGCATCATCCCCACCATTGCGGACATCATCATTGGCATCGTTTACTTCACCTCAGTTTTCAGCGCCTGGTTTggcctcatcatctttgtgtgTATGAGCCTCTACCTGA CTCTGACCATCTTCATCACTGAGTGGAGGACCAAATACCGGCGGGACATGAACACACGGGACAATGAGGCCAAGTCCCGGGCTGTGGACTCGCTCCTCAATTTCGAGACG GTGAAGTACTACAATGCAGAGAGTTACGAGGTGAACCGCTTTAATGATGCCATCATCAAATACCAG GTCTCGGAGTGGAAGGTCAGTGCCTCGCTGGGCCTCCTCAACCAGACTCAGAACCTGGTCATcggcctggggctgctggcgGGATCCCTGCTCTGCGCCTACTTCGTCACTGAAAACAAGCTGCAG GTGGGGGACTTTGTCCTGTTTGGCACCTACATCATCCAGCTCTACACACCGCTCAACTGGTTCGGGACTTACTACAG GATGATCCAGAACTCCTTCGTGGACATGGAGAACATGTTCGAGCTCTTCAATGAGGAGCAAGAG GTGAAGGATGCTGTGAATGCTGGTGACCTGCGCTTGGTGGCTGGGCAGATCGAGTTTGAGAACGTGCACTTCAGCTACGTGGATGG GAAGGAAATCCTGCAGGACGTCTCCTTCTCCGTGATGCCTGGGCAGACCCTGGCCCTG GTGGGACCTTCGGGCTCGGGGAAGAGCACCATCATCCGCCTGCTCTTCCGCTTCTACGACGTGCGGGGTGGCTGCATCCGCATCGATGGGCAGGACATCTCCCAG GTGAAGCAGGCATCGCTGCGCGCTCACATTGGGGTGGTGCCACAGGACACAGTGCTCTTCAACGACACCATCGCCAACAACATCCGCTACGGACGGATCCTGGCCACCGACCAGGAGGTGCAGGAGGCCGCGCAGGCTGCTGACATCCACGACCGCATCCTTTCCTTCCCTGACG GATACAACAGCCAGGTTGGGGAGAGGGGGCTGAAGCTGAGCGGAGGGGAGAAGCAGCGCGTCGCCATTGCTCGCACTATTCTGAAGGGTCCCCACATCATCCTGCTAGATGAG GCCACATCTGCACTTGACACGGAGACCGAGAGGAACATCCAGGCCTCCCTGGCCAAGGTCTGCACCCACCGCACCACCGTTGTTGTTGCACATAG gctCTCCACTGTGGTGGGTGCAGACCAGATCCTGGTGCTCAAGGATGGGCGCATTGTGGAGCGAGGCAG GCAtgaagagctgctgcagaagggtGGTGTGTATGCCAGcatgtggctgcagcagcaggcggGGGATGAGGGTCAGAGCAAGGAACACTGCACTGAGAAGCCCCCAAGCAGCAAGAAGGGGCCATGA
- the ATG9A gene encoding autophagy-related protein 9A, translating into MAHFETQYQRLESSSTESPPGGGDLLVHVPEGAKSPWHHIENLDLFFSRIYNLHQKNGFTCMLIGEIFELMQFIFVVAFTTFLISCVDYDILFANKAVNHSQHPSEPIKVTLPDAFLPPNVCSARIQANSFLICILVIAGVFWIHRLVKFIYNVCCYWEIHSFYINALKIPMSTLPYYTWQEVQARIVQIQKEHQICIHKKELTELDIYHRILRFKNYMVAMVNKSLLPIRFRLPLLGDTVFYTRGLKYNFELIFFWGPGSLFENEWSLKAEYKRAGNRLELAEKLSTRILWIGIANFLLCPLILIWQILYAFFSYTEILKREPGSLGARCWSLYGRCYLRHFNELDHELHSRLSKGYKPASKYMNCFISPLLTIVAKNVAFFAGSILAVLIALTIYDEDVLAVEHVLTTVTLLGVGITVCRSFIPDQHLVFCPEQLLRVILAHIHYMPDHWQGNAHRYETRDEFAQLFQYKAVFILEELLSPIITPLILIVCLRPKSLDIVDFFRNFTVEVVGVGDTCSFAQMDVRQHGHPAWMSAGKTEASIYQQAEDGKTELSLMHFAITNPKWQPPRESTAFIGYLKERVHRDSSIALAQQAVLPENALFSSIQSLQSESEPHSLIANVIAGSSALGFHMGRDGQASRHLSEVASALRSFSPLQSAQQPPSGFQAAGRDGEGAQARGASAMTASGADARTVSSGSSAWEGQLQSMILSEYASTEMSLHALYMHELHKQHAQLEPERHTWHRRESDESGESAHEELDAQRGVPVPIPRSASYPFSSPRQPAEETATLHTGFQRRYGGITDPGTVHRAPSHFSRLPLGGWAEDGQSARHPEPVPEESSEDELPPQIHKV; encoded by the exons ATGGCCCACTTCGAGACGCAGTACCAGCGCCTGGAGAGCTCCTCCACTGAGTCGCCCCCCGGCGGCGGCGACCTGCTTGTCCACGTCCCCGAGGGCGCCAAGT CTCCCTGGCACCACATCGAGAACCTGGACCTCTTCTTCTCTCGC ATCTATAACCTGCATCAGAAGAATGGCTTCACCTGTATGCTCATCGGAGAGATCTTTGAGCTCAT GCAGTTCATCTTTGTGGTGGCGTTCACCACCTTTCTTATCAGCTGTGTTGATTACGACATCCTTTTTGCCAACAAAGCCGTAAATCACAGCCAGCATCCCAGTGAGCCCATTAAGGTGACTCTGCCAGATGCCTTCCTGCCTCCAAATGTCTGCAGTGCAAG AATCCAGGCAAACAGCTTCCTCATCTGCATCCTGGTGATAGCTGGGGTTTTCTGGATCCACCGACTTGTGAAATTTATCTACAATGTTTGCTGCTACTGGGAGATTCACTCTTTCTACATCAATGCCCTCAAAATCCCCATG TCCACCCTGCCGTACTACACCTGGCAGGAGGTGCAGGCCCGCATCGTGCAGATCCAGAAAGAGCATCAGATCTGCATCCACAAGAAGGAGCTGACGGAGCTGGACATCTACCACCGCATCCTCCGCTTCAAGAACTACATGGTGGCCATGGTGAACAAGTCGCTGCTGCCCATCCGCTTCCGCCTGCCCCTCCTGGGAGACACTGTCTTCTACACACGTGGACTCAAGTACAACTTTGAGCTCATCTTCTTCTGGGGGCCTGGCTCCCTCTTTGAGAATGAGTGGAGCCTGAAGGCTGAGTACAAGCGGGCTGGGAACCGCCTGGAGCTGGCTGAGAAGCTCAGCACTCGCATCCTCTGGATTGGCATTGCTAACTTCCTTCTCTGCCCCCTCATCCTCATCTGGCAGATCCTCTACGCCTTCTTCAGCTACACAGAGATCCTGAAGCGGGAGCCGGGCAGCCTGGGTGCCCGCTGCTGGTCTCTCTATGGCCGCTGTTACCTCCGTCACTTCAACGAGCTGGACCACGAACTGCACTCACGCCTCAGCAAGGGCTACAAGCCAGCTTCCAAGTACATGAACTGCTTTATCTCCCCCCTCCTCACCATCGTGGCCAAGAACGTGGCCTTTTTTGCTGGCTCCATCCTGGCTGTGCTTATTGCTCTCACCATCTATGATGAGGATGTCCTGGCAGTCGAGCACGTCCTGACCACAGTCACCCTGCTCGGGGTGGGCATCACGGTGTGCAG ATCTTTCATCCCTGACCAGCACCTGGTGTTTTGCCCAGAACAGCTGCTGCGAGTCATCCTGGCGCACATCCACTACATGCCTGACCACTGGCAGGGCAATGCCCACCGCTACGAGACCAGGGACGAGTTTGCCCAGCTCTTCCAGTACAAAGCA GTCTTCATCCTGGAGGAGCTCCTGAGTCCCATCATTACCCCCCTGATCCTCATCGTCTGCCTGCGGCCCAAGTCCTTAGACATCGTTGACTTCTTCCGCAACTTCACCGTGGAGGTAGTGGGTGTGGGTGACACCTGCTCCTTTGCCCAGATGGATGTGCGCCAGCACGGCCACCCAGCG TGGATGTCAGCGGGAAAGACGGAAGCCTCCATTTACCAGCAGGCCGAGGACGGCAAGACAGAACTGTCCCTCATGCACTTTGCCATCACCAACCCCAAGTGGCAGCCACCCCGCGAGAGCACAGCCTTTATCGGCTATCTGAAGGAGCGGGTGCACCGGGACAGCAGCATAGCACTGGCTCAGCAGGCTGTGCTCCCTGAAAACGCCCTCTTCAGCTCCATCCAGTCCCTGCAGTCGGAGTCAGAG CCTCACAGCCTGATTGCCAATGTGATAGCAGGCTCCTCGGCACTGGGCTTCCACATGGGCCGGGATGGACAGGCCTCCCGCCATCTCTCCGAAGTGGCCTCGGCCCTGCGTTCGTTCTCCCCACTCCAGtctgcccagcagcctcccAGTGGCTTCCAGGCGGCGGGAAGGGATGGAGAGGGAGCCCAGGCTCGTGGTGCCAGTGCCATGACAGCCTCTGG TGCTGATGCAAGGACCGTGAGCTCAGGAAGCAGCGCCTGGGAGGGTCAGCTGCAGAGCATGATCCTGTCGGAGTATGCCTCCACTGAGATGAGTCTCCATGCACTCTACATGCATGAG TTGCACAAGCAGCACGCCCAGCTGGAACCCGAGCGGCACACTTGGCACCGGCGAGAGAGCGACGAGAGTGGGGAGAGTGCCCACGAGGAGCTGGATGCCCAgcggggtgtccctgtccccatccctcgcTCCGCCAGCTACCCCTTCTCCTCGCCGCGGCAGCCTGCTGAGGAGACAGCCACGCTGCACACCGGCTTCCAGCGGCGATACGGTGGCATCACAG ACCCGGGCACAGTACACAGAGCCCCATCACACTTCTCCCGCCTCCCTCTGGGAGGCTGGGCTGAGGACGGGCAGTCAGCAAGACACCCAGAGCCTGTGCCAGAGGAGAGCTCAGAGGATGAGCTCCCACCACAGATCCACAAG GTATAG